From the Papio anubis isolate 15944 unplaced genomic scaffold, Panubis1.0 scaffold3046, whole genome shotgun sequence genome, the window TCGGGACTCACAGCAGCAGGGCCGACACCAGGAAGACGAAGAAGGTGTTCTCCACCAGGTACCGGTGCACCCAGGGCAGCCAGGAGACCCTGGGGCCCGCCGCCTCCAGGTAGCGCACCCACACCCTGCCGGCCTCGTACATGCTGTCCAGGGTCCGGAAGGGACCACAGGTGCTCGAGGGCTTCACCCTGGGGAAGAGGCCGACCAGGAACCCCCTAGCCCGGGCAACAGCCCACCCGGCTCCCTCCCAGCCCGTCCTCTTCACCCCTAAGTCTCGGGCCCCCCCAGGCACCACTACCCAACCCAGGATGACACAGAAGGGTCCCCTCCACCCGCCCCTACTCACTGCCAGACTGCGTAGCAGAGGAAGATGGCAGCGCCCAGGAAGGCGGGGAAGCAGAGCAGCGTGAGGAAGACCGTGCTCATGTGTGAGGCCAGCCAGGGCCGGCGCGGCGCCTGGCAGTTGGCCAGAAGGCTGGTCTGCAGGGAAAGGCTATGCTCTGCCACCGTCCTGCTACCCCTCAGCACCCCTCCAAGGCCTGGGGGAGCTCAAGAGGGAAGGGCGACCAGAGCTGTGCATGCAAGCAGGGCCCAGGACAGGACCCCGCTCCCTGCAGCCTACTCATTTACAGAGGAAGACAGAGGCCTGCAGGTCACTCACACGCAAAGGGGTGATGCCAACAGCACCTCCATCCGCTGAAGGTTGCTGCCATGCCAGGCTCTGCACACAACACTGTACACGCCACCTCCCTCAGTGCCCACAGGAACATGGTCCCCATTGcatggatgaggaaacagaaggcCAGACAAGACAGGAGCCaggatggccaggcgcagtgtaatcctagctcacgcctgtaatcccagcactttgggaggctgaggtgggcggatcacgaggtcaggagatcgagaccatcctggctaacacagtgaaaccccgtctctactaaaaatacaaaaaaaattagccggatgtggtggcgggcacctgtagtcccagctacttgggaggctgaggcgggagaatggcatgaacccaggagatggagcttgcagtaagccgagatcgtaccactgcactccagcctgggcaacaaagtgagactctgtctcaaacataaaataaaataaaatataaaataaaataaaatataaaataaaataaaataaagacaggagCCAGGATGGGAAGGGAGGTCCCAGTTCTCAGCCACTGGGCATGACCTAGTTGCGGACAGAGGACCAGGGTCACTTTTCCAGGGACCCAGCGGTCCCAAGGCTTAGTGTCTCCCAGAGCCCTGGCGCTACCCCTGGCCAAGTGCACACAGGCACCTGGTGATGACCTCTGAACCCAGCGATGCTTCCCGACCTGCCAAAGACAGTGATGCCAGGAGGGGTCAGCCGTCCCTTGGGCTGAGGGACAGGCCAGGGCAGCCCCACTCCACTCCAGTGGGGAGGGTTCCAGTGTCCCAGGCTCTGCCCAGCTGAGTCCTGCCCCCACTGCCAGGCCGCCCTGccagcccagccctccccagGCCTTGGCAGCCTCACCTTCTTGACGTAGAAGACGAGCAGCAGCTTGATGATCTGCACGGCGGGGAGGAGGGGTGAGAAGAGCACCCCCAGCCTGGGGAAGGGTGGCAGTTCAGGGGCTGCTCCGGT encodes:
- the LOC116268597 gene encoding transmembrane channel-like protein 6, with protein sequence SVSAPAPRSLHPPLSLCTLCRNLILKLAILGTLCYHWLGRRVAVLQGQCWEDFVGQELYRFLVMDFVLMLLDTLFGELVWRIISEKKLKRRKPEFDIARNALELIYGQTLAWLGVLFSPLLPAVQIIKLLLVFYVKKTSLLANCQAPRRPWLASHMSTVFLTLLCFPAFLGAAIFLCYAVWQVKPSSTCGPFRTLDSMYEAGRVWVRYLEAAGPRVSWLPWVHRYLVENTFFVFLVSALLL